The Euphorbia lathyris chromosome 4, ddEupLath1.1, whole genome shotgun sequence genomic interval TGTGTAATTGTGGTTATTACTAATTAATTTACATACAAATATCTCTTCTAGCCAGGCTCAAACTTGACCGTAACATGTTTCGACTGCGACTGAACCGGGAACGAGTACCATTAGATTCCGGAAATTGTTTTATGTGCTGCACCTTGCGCTATCATGCGCAGCAAATCGTCTTATATCTGTCTTGCAGTCTTTGAGACTTAGATTCCGAAATTATGTTATGTGCTGCACCTTGTGCTATTACGTGCAGCAAATCGTATTATATCTGTCTTGTAGTCATTCCGAAATTGTTTTATGTGCTGCACCTTGCGCTATCATGTGCAGCAAATCGTCTTATATCTGTCTTGTAGTCTTTCAGACTTAGATTCCGAAATTATGTTATGTGCTGCACCTTGTGCTATTATCTTATATCTGTCATGTAGTCTTTGAGACTTCTGTTCTTTtgtactgaaattaagtaaactgAACTTAATAGAATTCtactgaaactgaaataataatataatccttGAAAAtaatagcaataattaaaataaaaagcttataaaaataataatggttctaataataatgaaaaaaataattataataaatttttataattataattataataagtaatgataaattactgaactgaaattattgatactgaaattaagtgacaaaAAACAGGGCCTTAGGTTCCGAAATTATGTTATCTGCTGCACCATGTGCTATTACGTGGAGCAAATCATCTTATATCTGTCTTGTAGTCTTTCCTGAGAATTGCAGTTTTCTTTTGAGCATGATGTTTGTCTTGATTGTTGTTAACTTGGCTATTCAACAGCATTGTTAAGGAAGTCGTTGAGGGAACACCGCAGAATCTACTTGAGTCGGTGGCTGAACAAATCGCTTCTTCTACCCTGGCTAAGCACCCCAGAATATCTGCTGTGCGCGTAAAAGTTGGGAAGCCTCATGTTGCTGTTCATGGTCCTTTGGATTATTTGGGAGTTGAGATTCTCAGGCGCAGAGGTGTTCATACTGCAAACTAAACTATCGTTGTTTCGGTAGTTCATTTGTCTCGGTAATTTCTGCAGTTGAATTTCTTTTATATAAAAGTAAAATCAGTTCATGCTTTATGAATAGTGTGTGAAGAATGCATTTTTGTATTGAGGGCTATGTTTTCATCAATTCATCTTTTATATGTTGTATGAACAACTAGTTAATCTGCAATTATTTCTTCACATCTCGTCTACTCGTGTCAAGTGAATTGGCACTTATTTCTTCACGTCTCGTCTACTCGTGTCAAGTGAATTGTCTCTATAAATTGTATTGTAGTACCAAACATTAACAACAAGAAATGCAACACATACAttcaatcaaaaaaaaaaatgacagggaaggcttgcccccagtagcTCTCACTAATCTGCATATCCTTTAGCTCCTATTTCACCTGGGTCACCATTAGTTGCTCGATCTTCCCACCTTTATTACTCAGCTTTGTCTCAATGGTCTCTAGTGAGCCTTGCAGCAACACAATCTCGAGTTAAATGGACGTGTTAAGGCTTGAAAATTCACAACAGAGAATAAATAGAGATCTGCCTGCTTATTTTTGAAAGCTCGCTTCGAATTTCGTTTTGCTTCTACAGCTCGagttaattttgatttgatttggtCGTTTTTTCGAGATTTTAATTAATCAGATACATTTCTTAAGTTTATAAGTATGGTTGATTTGATGGTTTGTGGAGTTATCTGGTCCTTGTCCTAGTAGCAGATTATCATATTCAGCTTTCATCTTTGGCGGTAAAAGTATGAATATTTATCCTACAGGCGGGGTAAGGAGACTGATGGGGTAAAGTGGGGTTGCGGGTATTATGGATATTTGGCCTATGAAGCTTAAACTGGGGATGAGGCAGGTGCATAGGTATCCTGGGAAATATTTGGGGGATGAGGCAGATTCATGAAGTATATAAAGTTCGTTAGGATAATGGGATGTGTATGGATAATGAAAAATTAAACGAGTAAGAGTATGAGATTGGCACTGCCTATAGATACCTTACTCGTCATCCCTAACGCATGAATCGTATATTTGTTAGGGTTCGTTAAGATAATGGGATGTGTATGgataatgaaaaaataaacgAGTAAGAGTTTGAGATTGGTACTACCTACCGATATCCTCAGTGGCCAGGGGTCCCGATTTCACACCTGCgttcacacaaaaaaaaaattgctaaaccgaattttctctttttttttttttttttttgtatatatgtgtgttataatttgagtggtcaataaccaatttttaagtattaatgtacaatttctcaaaattaagttagattTTGTTTAAGATTTATTTTGATTTAGGAAGGCCcaaacaggtaaaaaaaataaaaattttctaCCAggccaaaataataataatttggattgaagTTTGAATTTAAAAAAACCAAATTGGCCcaataaat includes:
- the LOC136225732 gene encoding dihydroneopterin aldolase 2-like, which gives rise to MEDEEIIGGDKLILRGLKFHGFHGVKPEERTLGQKFLIDVDAWMDLRAAGKSDQLSDTISYTDIYGIVKEVVEGTPQNLLESVAEQIASSTLAKHPRISAVRVKVGKPHVAVHGPLDYLGVEILRRRGVHTAN